ATTTCTTGTGCATCTCCAGCCCAAGCCGGCCCACTGTCAGAGGGAAGCCACTGggcctggtgctgtccctgcaggcccttGTCCACTGCCGCTCTCAGGTCTCTGCTGGGCCTGGTGCAGAGAGTGAAAGGCCGCAAGAAGGTGCCCCCGGAGAAGGCCTTGGAGAACGCTGGGGCCAGGAGTGCCACCATGAGGACGGCAAGCAGGGCCTGGTGTGGCCGTCAGGGcgggagggcacagggcaggcgcTGAGGCcctgccagctggagctgggagctctggagtgctgctggcagagagccGTGGGAGATCCGTGCAGCAGCAAGGACACGGGCTTCTAGATGTGTTAGaaagcagagaagagcaggagaaTGGGCACTGAAAGAGTAgggtgtgtccctgtggggaaCAAACTTCACAACGCCAGAGGTTATCTCCAGGGAGGACACAGAGGAGTCCTGTAATAGTAttggaataaagggagaggccaagGGACATTTCCCCTTGGGGTGTCTCGATTTCTTGAGACCCAGGACAAGGCCGCAGCCTCCTTTTTTATCCTAATTCCCAGGTGCATCaccctcttccttcccccactgcctGAGGTACTCGGAAGGAACAAGACTTCTCCAGTTTCCTACTGTATGGAACCCCTCTGCCACTTTGattgtggaggcaggaatggcaCCATACACACGCACCAAGCTTCATGCACAGCAAGCAACTTTTATTGAGTGCTCTCTTCCTTTGCAGATCTGAATGTCTGCCTGGTCAGTCCACATTGGTTAAAGCAGTTGCCACCCGGTCAAACAGCCAATAGCTGCTGGTGTCCCCCACGGTCCGGGCCTGCTCCCTAACGGTCCACACTGGTTAAGTTTCATCATTAAAGTACTTATAGAATTACTTCTGCTTCAGTTCTAAAATTAGGATGAAATGAAACCGTGAGGCCTTCAGGCAAGCTGCTGACCACCACAATAGCCCTCTGGTTTATATCTTTGTAACCCTGCAGAagacacaggcagggaagggggggGCGCTGGGGTCACCCTTTATGTAAGGCGGGGTTCCACCTGTCTAGAGCTTAATGATGGTGCTGATGGGGTTGAGCATTTTTGGGTAGGAATCAGGGGGAAGAGCTACAATAGCAGCCTGCGACTCTTAGATGGCGGTTCATCCCTGCAGTCTGTGTAGCTGTGCCTGTTTATGCACAGAAAGACAGACCAATCTATCTGGAACTGGTCACCTAAAAGACATCTTTCTAATGCAGAACAATTGTGCTGGGAAACTCTTTCTGGAGTAGAAAAAAGGAGTGCTCTCCAGAGGCCTGGTCCACAAGTGGTGTGGGGAAGCCAGGAGGATGCTGTCATGCTCATtcttcagaaaagcagcagggctgaaacCAAAGTGCAGCTTTTATAGACTCAGAGATTTAACTGAAGCTCAGCATGGAGTCAAGGCTTTGACTCCGTGATCCTCAAGAGTGCCTTCCAACATGGATATCTATGAGATTGCCAGTGGAGGGCAGCTGAGAAAAAAGACAAGAGAAGGGCCAAGAGAGGTTCTTTGAAGAAGATTCACTCAAAGGCTGCCTTAACCGGTACCCCAGGGCCCCTGCGACAGTCTGAGCTGGGGTGGGGACAaagggtggggctgggctggctgtggtgtACTGTGACGTCCATGACATCACGGGGCCATGTCACAAATGGGGGCAGCTATACAAGGCCCCAGCAGGTAACGCTGGCCCTGTATTGCTTGGGCAAGCGGTGAGTGCACACATGGTGGGGAGGCTGGGCTAGGGATAAGGGCCGGGGCAGAAACGCAGTACCCGGGGCTGGCTTTTCCCCCTGCATCCAGGAACAGCCCCTCATGGCCCAGCCTTGGGCAGGAcaccgtgctgctgctgctgctgctgctgctgctgcggctgctgctgcttgggcagCGGAACGGGCCTGGCTGCTTGCCAGCTCTCTGGGGTCCTGTGCTTCCTGCTCCCAGATCCCTGgaattcctgtccctgctgccccccacaatccctgctgccagctgcctccCTCTCAGCCCCTCCCTCTCAAGGCcttctctccatcctcctgcagacCATGGATACCTGGGTATTGTGGCTCTTGCTCTTGCCAAGTTTAGTCCAGTACCCACAGCCCGTGGGTAATGGCTTGGACGAGGTGACACGTCTGCGAGTGGAGGTGCGTGCCAAGCtccaggaagaggagaagattCATCTGCAGCGGGAGGTGGAGCAGCTGGTCCTGCTGAAGCAGGGTGTCTTGGCCTGGGGAgacctgctctcctctgcccggcagcactggcagctctgggctcttgctgggctcctgctccttctcttgGCACTGTGGTATATGTGGAGGAAAGGGAGCCTGAGGACAGAGGAGCAAGGAGAAGCACATGATGGTGTAAATGAAGAGGAGGTTGAAAATGTGCATGCACATGAAGAAGACTTTGGAAATGAAGATGAAGGAGACAATGAAATGGAGGTGGAGGAAGACGACAGTGATGATGGCCGTGCAGAGGATGTCGACAATGCTGCTGCCAATGAAGCTGGCAATGAAGCTGCCAATGCAGCAAACGTCAATGACGTTGGAAATCAAGTGCAAGAATTCCGTGATCGTGCCGACAACTTTGGAAGAATCATAATGGAGCGCGTACAGTGGCCTGTGCAGGACCTGCAGGGAGGATGCATGTGGACAAGAACCCTGATGGAGcattttgcaatttattttcGACGGGTCTTGTCCAACAGTTTCTATCCGGTGCTGCAAGGAGCCATTGGGGTGGGCAGTGCCTTCGAAGGTTGGAGTCCCCGTGAGCAGGATGTTGTGTACCAGGTGCTCATACCCATGACACCTCCTCGAGGGCACAGCTTCCACctagagctgggcactgcatgGCAGAGGCGCTTGAGGAACTTCCACATCCGCGTGCAGCAGGAGTGCACCTGCACGagtgagcagcagggtgagcacatgctgtgcttcctgcaccaccctgaggaggagctgaggaggcATCAGGATCCCAGCCTCCTTCATACCCTGTGCACGGGCTCCTACCTGGACGTGGAGAAAACTGCCCGCTGGTTCTACCAGCTGGTGAGAGCAATCTGGCCGGCTTTGCTTGAGTCACACAGTTGGCATTTAGTGCTGCTGCCCCCCAGACGCTCCTGCCAGTTCAAGGTGACCAACGGCAGAGAAAGCTACCGGATCGAGATCCTCTTTGGGCTGCGGCAAGGCAACTCAGACGtctttgtgagcagccagcctAGGCAAGCCCACACCTCCAGCACAATCTGGCCAGAGAGCTACGCTGTGGCCGAGATGAAGTTCTTCAGGTACATCGCCAGGCAGGCTCCCCCTGACAGCTTGCACCTGAAATGCCTGCAGTTCTTCACTCGTCTTCAGCTGGGCTTAGGCTTTTCCACCTATACCATCAAGACCATTGTCATGCACCTCCTGAGCATCTTGCCTGCGTCACAGTGGCGCAGGAGACATTTTGTGAGCCGGCTGATGGATATCAGCGAGAGCCTGCGCACGTGTGTGGAAAGGAGACGCCTCAATCACTTCATTGTGGGCAACCAGAGGCTTCCTGAGGGCATCCGCTTGCCCCCAGAGGTCCTAATGGCCAGGTCACGCAATCTCTTCCATGACCTGGTGATGGATCCCGTTGCCCACTCTCAGGCAATGAACCAGTACATGGATCTGCAGCATTGGTTCAAACGGATCCTTAGAAATGAGCAGTGAAAGAGGGtctcctgcacagagctgtgcttgtgaGGCTCACACCGGGTGGCAGAGAACCAGTTCTCAGGAGAGACgggaaaagaagggagaatGTGGGTTtcggagagggaagggaaaacgCTGCGTAGCAGCACtatgccatcagcagcagcagcagcagcagcagtgtggtcTCAAgagcctccccagcactgcatccAGT
This region of Ammospiza caudacuta isolate bAmmCau1 chromosome 5, bAmmCau1.pri, whole genome shotgun sequence genomic DNA includes:
- the LOC131557819 gene encoding uncharacterized protein LOC131557819 codes for the protein MEPRNSLEHKCDEEGLKEVEVSSREKVPQGDLIIVFSALEERLLPGRSCQFKVTNGRESYRIEILFGVRQGNSDVFVSSQPRQAHTSSTIWPESYAVAEMKFFRYIARQAPPDSLHLKCLQFFTRLQLGLGFSTYTIKTIVMHLLSILPASQWRRRHFVSRLMDISESLRTCVERRRLNHFIVGNQRLPEGIRLPPEVLMARSRNLFHDLVMDPVAHSQAMNQYMDLQHWFKRILRNEQPLSTAALRSLLGLVQRVKGRKKVPPEKALENAGARSATMRTTMDTWVLWLLLLPSLVQYPQPVGNGLDEVTRLRVEVRAKLQEEEKIHLQREVEQLVLLKQGVLAWGDLLSSARQHWQLWALAGLLLLLLALWYMWRKGSLRTEEQGEAHDGVNEEEVENVHAHEEDFGNEDEGDNEMEVEEDDSDDGRAEDVDNAAANEAGNEAANAANVNDVGNQVQEFRDRADNFGRIIMERVQWPVQDLQGGCMWTRTLMEHFAIYFRRVLSNSFYPVLQGAIGVGSAFEGWSPREQDVVYQVLIPMTPPRGHSFHLELGTAWQRRLRNFHIRVQQECTCTSEQQGEHMLCFLHHPEEELRRHQDPSLLHTLCTGSYLDVEKTARWFYQLVRAIWPALLESHSWHLVLLPPRRSCQFKVTNGRESYRIEILFGLRQGNSDVFVSSQPRQAHTSSTIWPESYAVAEMKFFRYIARQAPPDSLHLKCLQFFTRLQLGLGFSTYTIKTIVMHLLSILPASQWRRRHFVSRLMDISESLRTCVERRRLNHFIVGNQRLPEGIRLPPEVLMARSRNLFHDLVMDPVAHSQAMNQYMDLQHWFKRILRNEQ